One part of the Armatimonadota bacterium genome encodes these proteins:
- a CDS encoding DNA topoisomerase IV subunit B (negatively supercoils closed circular double-stranded DNA), giving the protein MSDQDLFNDDLPENPAGKEDQDAIIDELAGRVDGDYDAAQIQVLEGLEAVRKRPGMYVGDNGKRGLHQLFREVIDNSVDEVLAGHCDHIIVTLYEDGSISCEDNGRGIPVDTHAKMGVSALQVVMTVLHAGGKFGGEGSGYKTSGGLHGVGVSCTNALSIWMESTVKRNGKVYRQRYERGIPQGEVKEIGVVSDDSTGTSQRWMPDPEVLSETKYDAHIIKTRMKELAYLNPKTKFEFISEITPEDGEVFFFERGITQLVQDLNDSHDTLHNVIHFKRVRESSEIEVAMQYHDGYNLTILAFTNNIHNPDGGTHVSGYSTALTRTINSYARKMNFLKEKDNNLQNDDVTDGLTVVISLRIGDPSYNSQDKVKLVTPEVQGLTNSLVGDGLMTFFEENPNIARKIVEKGIIAQRAREAARKAMESVRRSSSMDTFGLPGKLADCQSKDPTKCEIFLVEGDSAGGSAKSARDRTTQAILPLRGKILNVERARIDKALDNEEVKSLIAALGVGVDLTLGRKQVEDEDDQGELEFNGNGNGKKKKDPKEKEVEFDISKLRYHKVVIMTDADVDGEHIRTLLLTFFYRYMKPLVTGGYIYLAQPPLFVVKVGANERHYAMSEEERDEIIRGLKKKNFSVTRFKGLGEMNADDLEETTMAPDKRRLVRVNYDMEFDTEIEHMFSRLMGDKVEPRREFIEKHAREAGNLDWHY; this is encoded by the coding sequence ATGTCTGACCAAGATCTTTTCAACGACGATTTGCCCGAAAATCCGGCGGGCAAAGAAGACCAAGACGCCATCATCGATGAACTCGCCGGACGTGTGGACGGCGATTACGATGCGGCCCAGATTCAAGTCCTCGAAGGACTGGAAGCGGTTCGCAAGCGTCCCGGCATGTACGTTGGTGACAACGGAAAGCGCGGTCTGCACCAACTCTTCCGCGAAGTCATCGACAACTCGGTCGATGAAGTCCTCGCGGGCCACTGCGACCACATCATCGTCACCCTGTATGAAGATGGCTCGATCAGTTGCGAAGACAACGGACGAGGAATTCCGGTCGATACCCACGCCAAGATGGGCGTTTCCGCGCTCCAGGTCGTCATGACCGTGCTCCACGCGGGTGGTAAGTTCGGCGGCGAGGGTAGCGGCTATAAGACCTCAGGCGGTCTGCACGGCGTCGGCGTTTCGTGTACCAACGCGCTGTCGATTTGGATGGAATCCACCGTCAAGCGAAATGGCAAAGTCTATCGCCAGCGCTACGAGCGAGGAATTCCGCAGGGCGAAGTAAAGGAGATCGGCGTCGTCAGCGATGACTCGACCGGTACCTCCCAGCGATGGATGCCCGATCCCGAGGTTCTCTCCGAAACCAAATACGACGCGCACATCATCAAGACGCGAATGAAGGAGCTCGCCTACCTGAACCCGAAAACCAAGTTCGAGTTCATCAGCGAGATCACACCCGAGGATGGCGAGGTCTTCTTCTTCGAGCGAGGCATCACTCAGCTCGTCCAGGACCTCAACGACAGCCATGACACCCTGCACAACGTCATCCACTTCAAACGGGTCCGCGAGTCGAGCGAGATCGAAGTGGCCATGCAGTACCACGATGGCTACAACCTCACTATTCTTGCGTTCACCAACAATATCCACAACCCAGACGGCGGTACCCACGTTTCCGGTTACTCGACGGCTCTGACGCGAACGATCAACTCCTACGCCCGAAAGATGAACTTCTTGAAGGAGAAGGACAATAACCTGCAGAACGATGACGTGACCGACGGTCTGACCGTCGTCATTTCGCTCCGAATCGGCGATCCGTCGTACAACTCGCAGGATAAGGTCAAGCTGGTGACCCCAGAAGTTCAGGGTCTTACCAACTCGCTCGTAGGCGATGGCCTAATGACGTTCTTCGAGGAGAACCCGAACATTGCCCGCAAAATCGTCGAGAAGGGCATCATTGCCCAGCGCGCCCGCGAGGCCGCGCGAAAAGCGATGGAGAGCGTTCGCCGAAGCTCGTCGATGGACACCTTTGGCCTCCCCGGTAAGCTTGCCGACTGCCAATCAAAGGATCCGACGAAGTGCGAAATCTTCCTCGTCGAGGGTGACTCGGCAGGCGGTTCGGCCAAAAGCGCACGCGACCGAACCACTCAGGCGATTCTGCCCCTCCGTGGAAAGATTCTCAACGTCGAACGTGCCCGTATCGACAAGGCGCTCGACAACGAAGAAGTTAAATCGCTGATCGCCGCACTTGGCGTCGGCGTCGACCTTACCCTCGGCCGCAAGCAAGTCGAAGACGAGGACGATCAGGGCGAACTGGAGTTCAACGGAAACGGGAACGGTAAGAAGAAGAAGGACCCCAAGGAAAAAGAAGTCGAATTCGACATCAGCAAGCTCCGCTACCACAAGGTCGTCATCATGACCGATGCCGACGTGGATGGCGAGCACATCCGCACGCTCCTGCTGACGTTCTTCTACCGCTACATGAAGCCGCTGGTGACGGGTGGATACATCTACCTCGCCCAGCCGCCGCTCTTCGTTGTGAAGGTCGGTGCCAACGAGCGGCACTACGCGATGTCCGAAGAAGAGCGCGATGAGATCATCCGCGGCCTTAAGAAGAAGAATTTCTCGGTCACCCGCTTTAAGGGTCTGGGCGAAATGAACGCCGACGACCTGGAAGAGACCACGATGGCTCCCGATAAGCGCCGCCTGGT